Proteins encoded in a region of the Oryctolagus cuniculus chromosome 10, mOryCun1.1, whole genome shotgun sequence genome:
- the CLEC3B gene encoding tetranectin isoform X1, whose translation MELRGTSLLLCLFSLLTQVPAEPPTSKPSLKIKKAANVKKDVVSPKMFEELRSRLDSLAQEVALLKEQQALQTVCLKGTKAHQKCFLAFSQAKTFHEASEDCISRGGTLGTPQSGSENDALHDYLRQSLGPEAEIWLGLNDMAAEGAWVDMTGASAAYKNWETEITAQPDGGKAENCATLSGAANGKWFDQRCRTALPYVCQFAIV comes from the exons ATGGAGCTCCGGGGGacctccctgctcctctgcctcttctccctcctgACCCAGGTGCCCGCCGAGCCGCCAACGTCCAAGCCGTCCCTCAAAATCAAGAAGGCTGCAAATGTCAAGAAAG ATGTCGTGAGCCCGAAGATGTTTGAGGAGCTGCGGAGCCGGCTGGACAGCCTGGCACAGGAAGTGGCCCTCCTCAAGGAGCAGCAGGCCCTGCAGACCG tctgCCTAAAGGGCACCAAGGCGCACCAGAAGTGCTTCCTGGCCTTCTCGCAGGCCAAGACGTTCCACGAGGCGAGCGAGGACTGCATCTCGCGCGGCGGCACGCTGGGCACGCCGCAGTCGGGCTCCGAGAACGACGCGCTCCACGACTACCTGCGCCAGAGCCTGGGCCCCGAGGCCGAGATCTGGCTGGGCCTCAACGACATGGCGGCCGAGGGCGCCTGGGTGGACATGACCGGTGCCAGCGCGGCCTACAAGAACTGGGAGACGGAGATCACGGCGCAGCCGGACGGCGGCAAGGCCGAGAACTGCGCCACGCTGTCGGGCGCGGCCAACGGCAAGTGGTTCGACCAGCGCTGCCGCACCGCGCTGCCCTACGTCTGCCAATTCGCCATCGTGTAG
- the CLEC3B gene encoding tetranectin isoform X2, with the protein MRALATGAPGRLATGAHGSHGTHTGTLGEGPRAVGSRKHLCRRVWEGFLDRGPCSCCFKTAAQQGAAATVSRPRRSAGFSMELRGTSLLLCLFSLLTQVPAEPPTSKPSLKIKKAANVKKDVVSPKMFEELRSRLDSLAQEVALLKEQQALQTVCLKGTKAHQKCFLAFSQAKTFHEASEDCISRGGTLGTPQSGSENDALHDYLRQSLGPEAEIWLGLNDMAAEGAWVDMTGASAAYKNWETEITAQPDGGKAENCATLSGAANGKWFDQRCRTALPYVCQFAIV; encoded by the exons ATGAGGGCCCTGGCCACGGGCGCCCCAGGAAGACTCGCCACGGGAGCCCACGGCAGCCACGGCACGCACACTGGCACGCTGGGAGAAGGGCCCAGGGCAGTGGGTTCCAGGAAACACTTATG CCGCCGAGTCTGGGAGGGTTTCCTGGACAGAGGGCCTTGCAGCTGCTGCTTTAAGACCGCAGCCCAGCAGGGCGCGGCTGCCACTGTGTCCCGACCCAGGCGCTCTGCAGGCTTCAGCATGGAGCTCCGGGGGacctccctgctcctctgcctcttctccctcctgACCCAGGTGCCCGCCGAGCCGCCAACGTCCAAGCCGTCCCTCAAAATCAAGAAGGCTGCAAATGTCAAGAAAG ATGTCGTGAGCCCGAAGATGTTTGAGGAGCTGCGGAGCCGGCTGGACAGCCTGGCACAGGAAGTGGCCCTCCTCAAGGAGCAGCAGGCCCTGCAGACCG tctgCCTAAAGGGCACCAAGGCGCACCAGAAGTGCTTCCTGGCCTTCTCGCAGGCCAAGACGTTCCACGAGGCGAGCGAGGACTGCATCTCGCGCGGCGGCACGCTGGGCACGCCGCAGTCGGGCTCCGAGAACGACGCGCTCCACGACTACCTGCGCCAGAGCCTGGGCCCCGAGGCCGAGATCTGGCTGGGCCTCAACGACATGGCGGCCGAGGGCGCCTGGGTGGACATGACCGGTGCCAGCGCGGCCTACAAGAACTGGGAGACGGAGATCACGGCGCAGCCGGACGGCGGCAAGGCCGAGAACTGCGCCACGCTGTCGGGCGCGGCCAACGGCAAGTGGTTCGACCAGCGCTGCCGCACCGCGCTGCCCTACGTCTGCCAATTCGCCATCGTGTAG